Below is a genomic region from Streptococcus salivarius.
TATGAAGCTACCACGTTTTGGTGTTGAAGAATGGCTTAATGTCCATGAAAAATCTGCCATATATGATATCGCAGGAGTTTCAATTAAGGCCCTCACAATGGAAGAATTATTTGACCTGTCAGGCCTTGATAAGGACGCCTTTTTTGCCCAACTGCTAAAGAAAAAGATGGATTACGGCTGGATTGAGGGGGCACCAGAGTTCAAAACTCAGGTGGCTAGTTTATACAAGAACATGCCGGTTGATAATATCCTCCAAACCAACGGGGCAACGGGAGCGACGATGCTAGCCCTTTACGCTCTTATTGAGCCTGAAGACCATGTCATCTCCATGTATCCAACTTATCAGCAGCTCTATGACATTCCTAAGTCACTAGGAGCAGATGTGGATCTCTGGGCGGTTGAAGAGGACAAGGGGTGGTTGCCTGATTTGGACCAACTCCGTCGTCTGATTCGTCCTAATACAAAGATGATCTGTATTAACAATGCCAACAATCCTACCGGTGCCCTTATGGACGCTGCTTACCTCGAGGAGCTAGTGGCTATCGCTAAAGAAGTAGACGCCTATATCTTCTCAGATGAGGTCTATCGCAGTTTTGACCAGCCTGCACCTTCTATTGTGGATTTGTATGAAAAGGGCATTGCCGTCAATAGTCTGTCAAAGACCTATTCCATTCCTGGTATTCGTGTGGGTTGGGTTGCTTCTAACACAGAGGTGGCGGATATTCTGCGTGACTACCGCGACTACACGATGATTTGTGCTGGTGTCTTTGATGATATGGTGGCTACCCTTGTCTTGGAAAATAAAGAAGCCATCCTAGAACGTAATCGTCAGATTGTAGAGGAAAATCTAGCTCTTATGGATGCGTGGATTGCCAAGGAACCTAAGGCGTCATGGATTAGACCTGCTAGTGTTTCCACCTCTTTCGTCAAATTAGATGTGAATCGTCCTATCGAAGATTTTGCTTTAGAGCTTCTTCAGGACTATGGTGTTCTTGTGGTTCCGGGTAACCGTTTTGACAAGGAGTCCCATGTTCGCATCGGTTATTGCTGTGACAAGGAAGTCCTTCAAAAGGGCTTAGAAAAATTGTCGCAATTTCTTAATAAATGTTGACAATACCACTAATTTTAAGTAAAATAAACGAGCAAAAATTATATTTATACAGGAGTTTCTTATGAAAAAACTTTTCCTTGGAGCCATGGCTCTCCTTGCTGCCGTTACCTTGGTAGCATGTGGGTCAAAAAAAGACGCTTACGAATCTATTAAAGAAAATAAAAAACTTGTCGTGGCTGTCAGTCCAGACTATGCACCATTTGAGTTCAAAACTTTGGTCGACGGTAAAGACCAAGTTGTCGGTTCAGACATCAAGTTGGCACAAGCTATCGCTGATGAACTTGGGGTTAAACTTGAAGTGACAACTATGAGCTTTGACAATGTCCTTTCTAGCCTTCAAGCTGGTAAGGCTGATATTGCCATATCTGGTATCTCAGTGACAGATGAACGTAAGAAAACCTTCGATTTCTCAGATCCTTACTACGAAACACAAAATGCAATCATCGTTCGTAAAGATCAAGAATCTACCTACTCAAGCCTAGATGCTTTCAAGGGTAAAAAAGTTGCCGTTCAAAAAGGTACTATCGAAGAAGGACTTGCTAAGAAACAGTTGAAAGACTCAACAGTCGTATCACTTACAGCAATGGGTGAAGCTATTAACGAAGTTAAGTCTGGCCAAGTTGATGCTGTTGACCTTGAAAAACCAGTAGCAGAAGGTTACGTGGCACAAAATCCAGATTTGGCTTTGGCAAGTGTTGCCCTCAAAGTTGACGATGGTGATGCTAAAGCAGTCGCTATGGCTAAAGGCAATGACAAATTGAAAGAAGCAGTAAACAAGGTTATCAAGAAATTGAAAGACAATGGTACTTACGACGAGTACATCAAGGATGCTTCTAAATACACAGCAGTTGAATAAAAGAGAGCTAGAGGATGATTCCTCTAGTTTTTGTATGGTAAAGCCCCTGATAATCTCCAATAAGACTTAGAAAATAGTGTTGACATCAAAATTACTCAAACTTAAAAGATATTTCTTGACAGAAAAAGATCAGTCTTGTATACTTGAATAGAACGTGTAAAATGTTACATTATCTTGAGGAGGTGAATTCAATGTCAAAAACAGTAGTACGTAAAAACGAATCACTTGACGACGCTCTTCGTCGTTTCAAACGTTCTGTGACTAAAGCTGGTACTCTTCAAGAGGCTCGTAAACGTGAACATTACGAAAAACCTTCTGTAAAACGTAAACGTAAATCAGAGGCAGCTCGCAAACGTAAAAAATTCTAATTAAGAATGAAATTAACAGAAAAAAGCTTGAGATTACTCAAGTTTTTTCTTTTTCCTCGAATAAATAAGTCTCTTGGTATAAAAAAATAAGACGTCTGATAGTTCAGGCGTCTTAAGTTTCATATGCTTTTAGGTGAACAAATAAAGATTATTTGTTTGCAAGAAGATCGCGGATTTCAGCAAGCAATTCTTCTTGTGATGGAGCTGCTGCTTCTTCAGTAGCTTCTTCTTCTTTTTTACCAAGAGCTACAGCGTGGTTAGCAGCTTTAACAACGAAGAAGAGGGTAGTACCAACGATGATGAAGTTGATAATTGCACTCAAGAAGTTACCGTAAGCGATACCGTTCCATGATAATTTAGAGAGGTTTTCAACGTTAGCAGCCTTAACAACTGGGTTAAGGATAACTGGAGTGATAATATCACTTACAAGTGAAGTGATGATAGCGTTGAAGGCAGCTCCCATAACAACGGCTACAGCAAGATCAAGGACATTCCCCCTGAATAAAAAATCTTTAAGTTCTTTAATCATTTTGATAATGATTCCCTTCTTTTATTTATTTTTAATAGTTTATCCAATTTTGTAATTCTTGACAAGGGATTTGCTCATGAAAAATCAATTTTATTTTACTTTCATTTTTCATCGTGTTATAATTAGAAGTAATGCAATTATGGTAAGATAGGGGGCAGTTAGATGGTAATTGATAAAGTTTTAATAGAAGATATTAAGAGCAGTACCAATATCGTCGACGTGATTGGTGAAGTTGTCAGTCTTAATCGCGCAGGTCGAAATTACCTCGGTCTCTGCCCTTTCCATAAGGAGAAAACCCCCTCATTTAATGTTATCGAGGATAGGCAGTTTTATCATTGTTTTGGTTGTGGAAAGTCTGGGGATGTCTTTAAATTTTTAGAGGAATACCGTCAGATTTCTTTCCAAGAAAGTGTCAAGGTTCTGGCAGACCGCTTAGGTATTGCGGTTACGATAGATGCACCAAGACAGGCTCAGCAGCAGAATTCTCCTAATCAAGCCTTCTATGATCTTCATGAGGATGCGCTTAAGTTTTATCACGCAGTTCTGATGACGACTAAGATAGGAGAAGCAGCGCGTGCCTACCTCTATGAGCGTGGTATGACTGACGATTTACTTAAGACCTTCCAGATTGGTCTAGCCCCTGACGAACCAGATTATCTCTATCAGTCTGTATCAAAAAAATATGACGAAGAGGTACTGACAGAATCAGGTCTTTTTAATCTTTCTGAAAGTAATCGTCTTTTCGATACTTTTAAAAATCGAATCATGTTTCCGCTTAAGAATGAGTTTGGAAAGACTATCGGTTTTTCAGGACGTGTTTGGAACAAGGACGATATTGAAAAAGGACAAGCCAAGTACAAAAATACGAGGGCTACCCGCATTTTCAATAAGTCTTACGAACTCTACCACCTCGATCAGGCTAAGCCGGTGATTCAGAAGACCCATGAGGTCTATCTGATGGAGGGATTCATGGATGTCATTGCCGCTTATAGGGCTGGGCATGTTAATGCTGTGGCTTCTATGGGGACGGCGTTGACTCCTGAACATGTCAATCGTCTGCGTAAACTCACCAAGAAAATTGTTCTGACCTATGATGGTGATAAGGCTGGGCAAAATGCGATTGCCAAGTCTCTTGAGCTTTTATCGGATTTTCAAGTTGATATTGTTAAAATTCCAGACAATATGGACCCTGATGAATATCTACAGAAAACATCCGAAGAGGCTTTGGGGAAACTTTTGGTCGAGTCCCGCATTTCAGATGTGGAATTTTGGATAGGACAGCTCAAGCCCGCTAATGTAGACAATCTTCAAGCAGAGATTGCCTATGTTGAGCAGATTGCTAAGATTATTGCCAAGTCACCTTCTGTGACAGCACAAAATTCCTACATTTCTAAGGTAGCTGACCTTTTGCCAGACTTTGATTTTTTCCAAGTCGAGCAAGCGGTCAATAACGAACGGTTGACCATGAGGAATCAGCAGACGGCTCAATTATCGGCTGCTAGTAATAGTGCTTATGAGTCTTCAGCGTCAGGACTCAGAGGAACGGTCAAACTACCTTCTACACCTAAGATTACAGGTCTTCGTCGGGCGGAAAATCAACTCTTCCATCGTATGCTTAATCATCCTATGATTTTGAATGACTATCGCATGAGAGAGGAGTTTTTCTTCCAAACACCTGAGTTAGAGGAGCTTTATCATATTCTGAAACAAGATGGTCAGATTGATACCGTAGCTTTGTCTCTACTTTCTCAAGAGATGCAAACAGCCTATTATCAGGTTTTAGAGGAGATTTTACCACCTGAAACTAGTCTTGAAGAAGTTCAGGCTATCGAAGAGCGTAGAAATCATTTTTTGAGGGAACAGGACTTTCGTAAGCAAAGTAAACAAATAAGAGAATCAAGTAACCACGGTGATGTGGATGCAGCGGTGGAAGCCCTGCAGATGCTCATCGCCCAAAAACGAGATATGGAGTAACACATGGCAAAGAAAAAACAAAATACAGCATTTAACGTTCAAGTCGCTGATTTCATTCGTAACCACAAAAAAGCTGGTACAGCAATTGATGATGAAGTCACAGAAAAACTAGTTATCCCATTTGTTCTGGATGCTGATGGGATTGATGACCTTTTGGAACGTTTGACAGACGGTGGTATCTCTATCACTGATAAGGACGGAAATCCTTCATCTAAATATGTTGTTGAAGCCCCAAAACCAGAAGAGTTGACAGACGAGGAGCTTCTTGGTTCAAACTCAGCTAAGGTCAATGACCCTGTTCGTATGTACCTCAAAGAGATTGGGGTAGTGCCTCTCTTGAGTAACGAAGAAGAAAAAGAGTTGGCTATCGCTGTTGAAAATGGTGACTTGGAAGCTAAACAACGTTTGGCAGAAGCTAACCTTCGTTTGGTAGTGTCAATCGCAAAACGTTATGTGGGACGTGGTATGCAGTTCTTGGACTTGATTCAAGAAGGTAACATGGGGCTTATGAAAGCCGTTGATAAATTTGACTACTCTAAAGGGTTCAAATTCTCAACTTATGCGACATGGTGGATCCGTCAAGCAATTACTCGTGCCATCGCAGACCAAGCACGTACCATCCGTATCCCAGTTCACATGGTTGAAACTATTAATAAATTGGTGCGTGAGCAACGTAACCTCTTGCAAGAGTTGGGACAAGACCCAACACCTGAGCAAATCGCTGAACGTATGGATATGACTCCAGATAAGGTTCGTGAAATCCTTAAGATTGCTCAAGAGCCAGTTTCTCTTGAAACACCTATCGGTGAAGAAGATGATAGCCATTTAGGTGACTTTATCGAGGATGAAGTTATTGAAAATCCAGTAGATTACACAACTCGTGTGGTTCTTCGTGAACAATTGGATGAAGTGCTTGATACTCTTACAGACCGTGAAGAGAATGTTCTTCGTCTCCGTTTCGGTCTTGACGATGGGAAGATGCGTACTTTGGAAGATGTTGGTAAAGTCTTCAACGTCACTCGCGAACGTATTCGTCAGATTGAAGCTAAAGCCCTTCGTAAATTGCGCCACCCAAGCCGTAGTAAACAACTTAAAGACTTTATTGAAGACTAAGATAGTAAATGGAAGGGGCCTGATTATTAGGCCCTGATTTTGGAGGGAAAGCTATGTCTGAAGTAAAATACACTGAAGCAGAAATTGAAAAAATCAAAGACCGTATCTTGGAAGCCTTAGAAATGGTCATTGATCCAGAGTTGGGAATTGATATTGTCAACCTTGGCCTCATTTACGATATCCGTTTCCAGCAAGATGGTTATACTGAAATCGATATGACCTTGACGACTATGGGATGCCCCTTGGCAGACCTTTTGACAGACCAAATTTATGATGCTATGAAAGAAGTGCCAGAAGTCACTAAGACTGAGGTTAAGTTGGTCTGGACACCAGCTTGGACTGTTGAAAAGATGAGTCGTTATGCCCGTATCGCACTAGGTATTCGTTAGGAGAAATCTTATGAAAACACTGGCTATCGTTGTTCCTTGTTATAACGAGGAAGAGACTATTCATCCTTTTTTAGAGGCTTGTCAGGCAGTTGAGCGACAAATGGCCAACCAGTTGGCTTTCAACTATTACTTTGTCAATGACGGTTCAAAAGATCGCACCTTAGAAGTTCTTAGACAGGTTTCAAAGCAATTTGAAAATGTTCACTATCTCTCTTTCTCGCGTAATTTTGGGAAGGAAGCAGGTTTACTTGCAGGACTTGAAGCAGCCCAAGGTGACTACGTCACAGTTATGGATGCCGATCTTCAAGATCCCCCTGAACTGCTCATCGAGATGTATGCCAAAATCCAAGAAGGTTACGACGTTGTCGGGACAAGACGTGCAGACCGTAAGGGTGAGCCACCTATTCGTTCACTCTTTGCTAAGGCCTTCTATTGGTTGATTAATAAAGTTTCTGATACTGAAATGGTGGATGGGGCACGTGATTTCCGCTTGATGACTCGTCAAGTCGTTGATGCCATTCTTGAGCTCAAGGAAGTCAATCGCTTTTCAAAAGGCCTCTTTTCTTGGGTCGGCTTTGACGTGGCCTACGTCTCTTATGAAAATCGTGAACGTGTGGCGGGAGAGACTTCATGGTCTTTCTGGAGCCTATTGAGTTACTCACTTGATGGCTTTATCAACTTCTCAGAAGTACCCTTGAAGCTTGCCACATGGGCAGGGACCTTCTCATTCTTGATTTCTTTGGTTGGAATTATTTTCGTCATCATCAGAAAGTTGACCATTGGTGGAAGCGTAGCTGGTTGGGCGAGCCTTGTCTCTATTATCCTCTTTATAGGGGGGATTCAGCTCTTAGCGCTTGGAATCATCGGTCACTACATTTCCAAGATTTTTTTAGAAACCAAGAAACGACCAGTGTATGTTATTAAAGAAAAAGGGTGAAATTTCACCCTTTTTTTGTTAGAATTAAAGTGCTATTAATGAAAATTACAAGGAGAAAAATATGATTCTAGTAACAGGTGCAAATGGCCAACTCGGAACTGAGCTTCGTCATCTTCTTGACGAACGTAACGAAGAGTATGTAGCAGTAGATGTGGCAGAAATGGACATCACTGATGCTGCCAAAGTAGATGAAGTATTTGCAGAAGTAAAACCAACCTTGGTTTATCACTGTGCTGCTTACACAGCTGTTGATTCTGCTGAAGATGAAGGTAAAGAGCTTGACTATGCTATCAACGTGACAGGTACTGAAAATGTTGCTAAGGCTGCTGAAAAACATAGTGCAACATTGGTTTATATTTCAACGGACTACGTTTTTGATGGTAAAAAACCAGTCGGTCAAGAGTGGGAAGTTGATGATAAACCAGATCCACAGACAGAGTATGGCCGTACAAAACGCATGGGTGAAGAGTTAGTCGAAAAACATGTGTCAAACTACTATATTATCCGTACTGCATGGGTCTTCGGTAACTATGGTAAGAACTTTGTCTTCACTATGCAAAACCTTGCTAAGACTCACAAGACACTTACAGTTGTTAATGACCAACACGGTCGTCCAACTTGGACACGTACTTTGGCAGAGTTTATGACTTATTTGGCTGAAAATCGTAAGGAATATGGTTACTATCACTTGTCAAATGATGCAGCAGAAGATACAACTTGGTATGACTTTGCGGTTGAAATCCTCAAAGATACTGATGTTGAAGTGAAACCTGTTGATTCAAGCCAATTCCCAGCTAAAGCTAAACGCCCACTTAACTCAACAATGAGTTTGGATAAGGCTAAGGCTACAGGATT
It encodes:
- a CDS encoding aminotransferase: MKLPRFGVEEWLNVHEKSAIYDIAGVSIKALTMEELFDLSGLDKDAFFAQLLKKKMDYGWIEGAPEFKTQVASLYKNMPVDNILQTNGATGATMLALYALIEPEDHVISMYPTYQQLYDIPKSLGADVDLWAVEEDKGWLPDLDQLRRLIRPNTKMICINNANNPTGALMDAAYLEELVAIAKEVDAYIFSDEVYRSFDQPAPSIVDLYEKGIAVNSLSKTYSIPGIRVGWVASNTEVADILRDYRDYTMICAGVFDDMVATLVLENKEAILERNRQIVEENLALMDAWIAKEPKASWIRPASVSTSFVKLDVNRPIEDFALELLQDYGVLVVPGNRFDKESHVRIGYCCDKEVLQKGLEKLSQFLNKC
- a CDS encoding ABC transporter substrate-binding protein — protein: MKKLFLGAMALLAAVTLVACGSKKDAYESIKENKKLVVAVSPDYAPFEFKTLVDGKDQVVGSDIKLAQAIADELGVKLEVTTMSFDNVLSSLQAGKADIAISGISVTDERKKTFDFSDPYYETQNAIIVRKDQESTYSSLDAFKGKKVAVQKGTIEEGLAKKQLKDSTVVSLTAMGEAINEVKSGQVDAVDLEKPVAEGYVAQNPDLALASVALKVDDGDAKAVAMAKGNDKLKEAVNKVIKKLKDNGTYDEYIKDASKYTAVE
- the rpsU gene encoding 30S ribosomal protein S21, with product MSKTVVRKNESLDDALRRFKRSVTKAGTLQEARKREHYEKPSVKRKRKSEAARKRKKF
- the mscL gene encoding large conductance mechanosensitive channel protein MscL, which translates into the protein MIKELKDFLFRGNVLDLAVAVVMGAAFNAIITSLVSDIITPVILNPVVKAANVENLSKLSWNGIAYGNFLSAIINFIIVGTTLFFVVKAANHAVALGKKEEEATEEAAAPSQEELLAEIRDLLANK
- the dnaG gene encoding DNA primase, yielding MVIDKVLIEDIKSSTNIVDVIGEVVSLNRAGRNYLGLCPFHKEKTPSFNVIEDRQFYHCFGCGKSGDVFKFLEEYRQISFQESVKVLADRLGIAVTIDAPRQAQQQNSPNQAFYDLHEDALKFYHAVLMTTKIGEAARAYLYERGMTDDLLKTFQIGLAPDEPDYLYQSVSKKYDEEVLTESGLFNLSESNRLFDTFKNRIMFPLKNEFGKTIGFSGRVWNKDDIEKGQAKYKNTRATRIFNKSYELYHLDQAKPVIQKTHEVYLMEGFMDVIAAYRAGHVNAVASMGTALTPEHVNRLRKLTKKIVLTYDGDKAGQNAIAKSLELLSDFQVDIVKIPDNMDPDEYLQKTSEEALGKLLVESRISDVEFWIGQLKPANVDNLQAEIAYVEQIAKIIAKSPSVTAQNSYISKVADLLPDFDFFQVEQAVNNERLTMRNQQTAQLSAASNSAYESSASGLRGTVKLPSTPKITGLRRAENQLFHRMLNHPMILNDYRMREEFFFQTPELEELYHILKQDGQIDTVALSLLSQEMQTAYYQVLEEILPPETSLEEVQAIEERRNHFLREQDFRKQSKQIRESSNHGDVDAAVEALQMLIAQKRDME
- the rpoD gene encoding RNA polymerase sigma factor RpoD; protein product: MAKKKQNTAFNVQVADFIRNHKKAGTAIDDEVTEKLVIPFVLDADGIDDLLERLTDGGISITDKDGNPSSKYVVEAPKPEELTDEELLGSNSAKVNDPVRMYLKEIGVVPLLSNEEEKELAIAVENGDLEAKQRLAEANLRLVVSIAKRYVGRGMQFLDLIQEGNMGLMKAVDKFDYSKGFKFSTYATWWIRQAITRAIADQARTIRIPVHMVETINKLVREQRNLLQELGQDPTPEQIAERMDMTPDKVREILKIAQEPVSLETPIGEEDDSHLGDFIEDEVIENPVDYTTRVVLREQLDEVLDTLTDREENVLRLRFGLDDGKMRTLEDVGKVFNVTRERIRQIEAKALRKLRHPSRSKQLKDFIED
- a CDS encoding metal-sulfur cluster assembly factor, which produces MSEVKYTEAEIEKIKDRILEALEMVIDPELGIDIVNLGLIYDIRFQQDGYTEIDMTLTTMGCPLADLLTDQIYDAMKEVPEVTKTEVKLVWTPAWTVEKMSRYARIALGIR
- a CDS encoding glycosyltransferase family 2 protein; this encodes MKTLAIVVPCYNEEETIHPFLEACQAVERQMANQLAFNYYFVNDGSKDRTLEVLRQVSKQFENVHYLSFSRNFGKEAGLLAGLEAAQGDYVTVMDADLQDPPELLIEMYAKIQEGYDVVGTRRADRKGEPPIRSLFAKAFYWLINKVSDTEMVDGARDFRLMTRQVVDAILELKEVNRFSKGLFSWVGFDVAYVSYENRERVAGETSWSFWSLLSYSLDGFINFSEVPLKLATWAGTFSFLISLVGIIFVIIRKLTIGGSVAGWASLVSIILFIGGIQLLALGIIGHYISKIFLETKKRPVYVIKEKG
- the rfbD gene encoding dTDP-4-dehydrorhamnose reductase, producing the protein MILVTGANGQLGTELRHLLDERNEEYVAVDVAEMDITDAAKVDEVFAEVKPTLVYHCAAYTAVDSAEDEGKELDYAINVTGTENVAKAAEKHSATLVYISTDYVFDGKKPVGQEWEVDDKPDPQTEYGRTKRMGEELVEKHVSNYYIIRTAWVFGNYGKNFVFTMQNLAKTHKTLTVVNDQHGRPTWTRTLAEFMTYLAENRKEYGYYHLSNDAAEDTTWYDFAVEILKDTDVEVKPVDSSQFPAKAKRPLNSTMSLDKAKATGFVIPTWQDALKEFYKQEVK